The Nitrospira lenta DNA window GCGACGCGAGAACGACGCTGGCGGTCTTTTTCAGCATCCTGTGCGGTCTTTCATTGACAGCCCCTGGAGGCTATGTTATCCCCGGTACATGACGCACACATGTTTCGAATTCGCTTCCACAGCTGCACGGACTACTTCGATCACACGCGCGAGCCGCTCAACTCCGATCTTCCTCCTGCTTGGATGCCTGATCGGCTTTATGGCGATCGCTCCTGCCGACGGATTTGCCAAGACAAAGGCGCCGCGCGTCCCGCGCCCGGATCCGGAACTCAAAATTCTGGACTTACGCATCGCCCCAACGCCCTATGAGGCAGGCAACGGGTCCTTGGATTTTTCTATGAATATCCAGCTCCCGAAAGAGCTGAACGGCGCGACCGTCCTCGAAGTCTCTGCCCTGATCAGTTCTCCCTCGAAAACATCCTTGCGCTTTCTGACACATCGCCAGGCGCTTCAGCCGCAATCAACCAAGCCCGGCGAAGCACGAACAACCCTCCCGATCCGCCTGTCCTGGGATGGGAAGGACCACCGAAAGCAACTGGCCGGCCCAGGCGTCTATGCATACGAAGTCCGCACGAAATTGCTGGCGAACGGCGAGAAAGGGCTGCGCACCATGATGGTGGCTTGGCCTAAACGCGGGGAGCTGACCATTAAGTAGCGGCCGGCAAACGGGCGGCATTGCCCATCATATTGATGCGATGGGCGAGACATCCCGCCCCGAATCCATTGTCGATATTCATCACTCCGACACCCGCTGCGCAAGAATTCAGCATCGTGAGCAACGCGGCGAGCCCCCCGAAGCTTGCGCCGTAACCCCGGCTCGTCGGCACCGCCACGACAGGGCAATCGACCAACCCTCCGACAACGCTTGGCAACACGCCATCCATTCCGGCAACCACAACCGCCACGCGCGCCTCAAAGAGCCGCTCCTTCCGGCCTAGCAACCGGTGCAGTCCGGCAACACCCACATCGTATAGCGTTTCGACATGACTGCCCATCACCTCCGCCGTCACTCGCGCCTCTTCGGCCACCGGCACGTCGGCAGTCCCGGCGGTTAGAACCAGAATATGTCCTGCGCGGCGCGCGGGTTTGCGGTCGATCGCCACGATGCGCGCCTCGGCATGATAGCGGGCCCGGCGATCGAGTTTCAGAATGGCCTTCGCAACCCCTGGCTCGGCTCGGGTCGCCAGAAACGGCCCGCCGTTCTTGATCAAGGCGCGGGCAATGGCGACCGACTGTTTCACCGTCTTGCCTTCGCACAACAGCACTTCAGGAAACCCCTGACGGAGCGACCGATGATGATCCAGCGAGGCAAAGCCAAGATTTTCGAACGGCAGGCTGCGCAACCGCTGGACAGCGCGGGCGACCGTCATCCGACCAGTGCGCACATCCGTTAACAGCTGCTCAATCCCCTCTGGACTCATATCCGTCCCTTCTCCGGCTTTGCATCCCGTTCCATGAGATCACTCACCGCCTTCCGGCAAGATTTTCCCTCGAACAAAACGGCATTGATCTCCTGCGTAATCGGCATCTCGACTTGATGCCGCTGCGCGAGTCCCAGCGCGGCCCGCGCCGTGCGAACCCCTTCCGCCACGGCCTGCATCCCTCCCAAAATGGCATTGAGGGATTCGCCCTGGCCCAGTCGCACACCAACCGTGTGGTTCCGGCTGAGCGAACCGGTGCAGGTCAAGACCAGATCGCCGACACCGGAGAGTCCGTATAACGTTCGCGGATCTGCGCCCATCGCCGCACCCAACCGCACAATCTCGGCAAGCCCGCGCGTGATCAAGGCGGCCCGTGCGTTATGCCCTAAGCCCAATCCATCGACCACTCCGGCGGCCAGCGCCATGACATTCTTCAACGCCCCGCCGAGTTGCAGCCCGATGAGATCGGTATCGCCATAGACCCGCAAAGCCGGTGTCATCAAGGCAGCCTGAAACCGCGCCACCAGCTGCGCATCACGCCCGGCCAGACAGACCGCCGTCGGCTTCCCGGCGCTGAGCTCGCTGGCGAAGCTCGGCCCGGATAGCGCCATCAGATATTGCTCCATGGATTCCGGGAGCACCT harbors:
- the larB gene encoding nickel pincer cofactor biosynthesis protein LarB; translated protein: MSPEGIEQLLTDVRTGRMTVARAVQRLRSLPFENLGFASLDHHRSLRQGFPEVLLCEGKTVKQSVAIARALIKNGGPFLATRAEPGVAKAILKLDRRARYHAEARIVAIDRKPARRAGHILVLTAGTADVPVAEEARVTAEVMGSHVETLYDVGVAGLHRLLGRKERLFEARVAVVVAGMDGVLPSVVGGLVDCPVVAVPTSRGYGASFGGLAALLTMLNSCAAGVGVMNIDNGFGAGCLAHRINMMGNAARLPAAT
- a CDS encoding NAD(P)H-dependent glycerol-3-phosphate dehydrogenase; its protein translation is MQEIRSLGVIGAGAWGTALAKHLAEKGLEIHLWAHEREVVDSINATHENRVFLPAVPLPHSLTATASLTEAIEQRDGILFVVPSHVTRLVLRKMAACLSRPIPLISATKGVEEDSSKLMTQIMDEVLPESMEQYLMALSGPSFASELSAGKPTAVCLAGRDAQLVARFQAALMTPALRVYGDTDLIGLQLGGALKNVMALAAGVVDGLGLGHNARAALITRGLAEIVRLGAAMGADPRTLYGLSGVGDLVLTCTGSLSRNHTVGVRLGQGESLNAILGGMQAVAEGVRTARAALGLAQRHQVEMPITQEINAVLFEGKSCRKAVSDLMERDAKPEKGRI